From Frateuria aurantia DSM 6220, one genomic window encodes:
- a CDS encoding TraB/GumN family protein → MRGKVAMVVVVAAMLSGGWGPERAFAAMSGSRHSLGTVQVTAALPTPPIWMAERDGHAIIVMAVIDPAPAGLPWRSARLDHLLDQAEAVVDAPELKLRLGLFGGLGAMATAVRHARYPDHGSLQQHLAPKVFAEVQQAEQYYNHGDVAFYRDRPSFAEDVLMDSALGQLGYRRHSPVVADLLKGFAARRVSEVRPVYQADLEQPTAYMRELLEDDDAAMPCLTALADFLDHHAGNLQARAEAWSEGDTDALARTDARAFDICRSSHFPATLLARHGVTDIDGHLMAVWRSAVIKASADHAVVFAWLPMGALSGAHDYLQALLSAGFQLRRW, encoded by the coding sequence ATGAGGGGCAAGGTTGCAATGGTGGTCGTGGTCGCAGCCATGCTGTCAGGCGGATGGGGGCCGGAGCGGGCTTTCGCAGCCATGTCCGGAAGCAGGCATTCACTGGGCACCGTACAGGTCACGGCAGCGTTGCCTACGCCGCCGATATGGATGGCCGAACGAGATGGTCATGCCATCATCGTGATGGCCGTGATTGATCCCGCTCCCGCTGGTCTTCCTTGGCGATCAGCCCGACTGGATCATCTGCTGGATCAGGCTGAAGCTGTGGTCGATGCGCCGGAACTGAAGTTGCGTTTGGGCCTGTTTGGCGGATTGGGGGCCATGGCTACGGCCGTCAGGCATGCCCGCTACCCTGATCATGGCAGCTTGCAGCAGCATCTGGCGCCGAAGGTTTTTGCCGAAGTTCAGCAGGCCGAGCAGTACTACAATCACGGCGATGTGGCCTTCTATCGGGATCGCCCGTCGTTTGCAGAGGACGTGTTGATGGATTCGGCCCTGGGGCAGCTGGGTTATCGTCGCCATTCGCCGGTGGTGGCCGACTTGCTCAAGGGCTTTGCAGCTCGTCGGGTCAGCGAAGTCCGGCCGGTCTACCAGGCGGATCTGGAACAGCCCACGGCCTATATGCGTGAACTGCTGGAAGATGATGATGCGGCCATGCCGTGCCTCACTGCGCTGGCTGATTTTCTCGACCATCATGCCGGCAACCTGCAGGCGCGAGCCGAGGCTTGGTCGGAGGGCGATACCGACGCGCTGGCTCGGACCGATGCCCGTGCTTTCGATATCTGTCGGAGCAGTCATTTTCCCGCGACGCTGCTGGCCAGGCATGGTGTGACTGATATCGACGGACATTTGATGGCTGTCTGGCGATCGGCTGTGATCAAGGCCTCCGCCGATCACGCCGTGGTCTTTGCATGGTTGCCGATGGGGGCGCTGTCCGGCGCTCACGATTATCTGCAGGCTCTGCTGAGCGCGGGTTTTCAGTTGCGGCGCTGGTGA
- a CDS encoding tlde1 domain-containing protein, protein MAWIYRQASHPLLHDGKLATSQGYAGKIPCKNRPDCQSMADKGPLPRGSYVILAPRTHRQTGAWTLPLLPAPSNQMFGRKGFLIHGANQAHPNDSSTGCIVLPIEVRQRIWASGDHQLEVVP, encoded by the coding sequence ATGGCATGGATCTACAGACAGGCCAGCCACCCATTGTTGCATGATGGAAAGCTGGCAACCTCGCAAGGATATGCAGGCAAGATACCCTGCAAGAACCGGCCTGACTGCCAGTCCATGGCAGACAAGGGTCCTTTGCCTCGCGGCAGCTACGTCATACTTGCGCCCAGAACACATAGGCAGACGGGAGCTTGGACGCTGCCGTTGTTGCCGGCGCCATCCAACCAGATGTTCGGGCGTAAGGGTTTCCTCATTCATGGAGCCAATCAGGCCCATCCGAACGATTCATCTACGGGGTGTATCGTGCTTCCCATCGAGGTACGACAACGGATCTGGGCCAGTGGGGATCATCAGCTGGAGGTCGTGCCATGA